Below is a genomic region from Acidobacteriota bacterium.
TCGCGGGATTTATTGCCGCTCTGCCGATCCTGTTGTTCGCCTTGATGATGTCGCGGCTTGCAGCCAGCCAACCCACTGACTCGGGACTGGTACTGGGCTTTCCATTGATTTTCCATCTCGCCTGGAAACTGCTGCATCCCCACGGCACTCTGCAGCTGGCTCAACTCAGCCTGTCGCCTATCGGTATCGCTGCATGGGTGGGAATGTTTGCCACTTCCCTTAATCTGCTGCCCGGGGGGCAACTCGACGGCGGACACATCGTTTACGCACTTTTACCGCGATTCCACAAGCTCGTCTCTCATCTGACCGTATTGGCATTGGTTCCTCTCGGCATATTCTGGTGGGCAGGATGGTTGATCTGGGCGGTCTTGCTGCTGCTGACTCTTATGCGGCATCCCCCAGTGCCGGAGTATCCGCCCCTGAACCGCAAGCGGAAACTTCTCGGCTGGTTTGCGCTGTTCATGTTCGTATTGACCATGCTGCCGACGCCGTTTTCCCAAATTGATTCCAAGCGCGGAGTGCAGCCCGCGAGCTTGCGGCAGATGTTCCACTAATGCCTGCGTTGCTTCGAAGCTTGTCGGTTAAGATCCGATGTCGTAAATCGGTTTTAGGGAAGGCATCGGCCTTAGCCGTGCCGTTCAAGCGAAACCAATGAGACCGGCTTCAGCGGCTGAGGTTTGCCTTCATAAAGAGCGAAGTTGCATTCGCACCCAGACTGCTTCTTTCAGGATGAGGGGATTGCCTCAGTGGCTAAAGCCGGGGAAAATTAGAGTCCTCAAACGGCACGGCTGATTCCGGTGCCCTTCGCTACATCAGCGACTGCGGATCCACATCAACGATGATGCTGGTCCGTGGCACTTGCTCGGTGGTCGCACTCGCAATCATTGCGCGCAGCGTACCGTTCAGCTTCTCGCGGCTGGCAGACTTCAAGATGAAATGGTAGCGATAATCGCGTTTCAGACGCGACAGCGGAGCTGCGGCCGGTCCCATCACGCGAACGCCTTCCATTCGGGTACGTTCGACCCAGCGATGCACAATGCCTGCGTAACGCATCGCGTGCTCGAGTTTATCGCTGCGAAGCAGGACATTTGCGACGCTGGTGAACGGCGGATAATGCATCCATTTTCGGTAACGAAGCTCCTGCTCATAGAATCCGAGATAGTCGTGCTGGGCGGAGTAACGAATCGCGT
It encodes:
- a CDS encoding site-2 protease family protein translates to MSDSGYPLEVLEPAPRPHQVHVILPLRRRHWLHLLLFAATIFTTLVVGARLQYNFAQGLPQFHSDADLFPLSWALQNPENLVLGIPFSVTLLGILLAHEMGHFVLAQRNHVYATLPFFLPAPTLIGTMGAFIRIRSPIRSRAALFDIGIAGPIAGFIAALPILLFALMMSRLAASQPTDSGLVLGFPLIFHLAWKLLHPHGTLQLAQLSLSPIGIAAWVGMFATSLNLLPGGQLDGGHIVYALLPRFHKLVSHLTVLALVPLGIFWWAGWLIWAVLLLLTLMRHPPVPEYPPLNRKRKLLGWFALFMFVLTMLPTPFSQIDSKRGVQPASLRQMFH